The genomic window GTGCACCGTCGACCCGGGCAGCGCGGCGTAGAGGTCGCCGGGCTCGACCCGCCGGGAGTCCAGCGTGACTCCCGACACCGTCACACCCTCGCCGCCGGCCCGCAGGGAGCCGCCGAAGCGCTCCACCAGCACGCTCAGCTCGGACCGAGGAGATCGACTCGGTCGCCGGTCGGAACGGTCGGCTGGCACGGGCGTGAGGCTACCGAGGCCTACCAGTCAAGCGGCAGGTCGGGTGGCGTGGTCCCCGTCGGCGGCACGCCGTACTTGGCGAGGGCGTAGCTGGTGACGTCACGGAAGACCGGGCCGGCCCCGGTCCCGCCGCCCACGTTGCTCGCGGGCTTCTGGAGGACGACGTAGGTCAGGATCCGGGGCTTGTCGGCCGGTGCGAAGCCGCCGAACGACACCGTGTAGCCGCCGGCGGCATACCCGCCGCCCTCGGGATCGACGCGCTGCGCGGTGCCGGTCTTGCCCGCCACCCGGTAGCCGTCGACACGCGCCAGCGGCGCCGTGCCGCCCTCGGAGGTCACCATCTCCATCATGTCGGTCACGCTGTTCGCGGCGTCCGCGCTGATCACCTGCCGGGTCTGCGGCGCACGCACCGGCGTGACCGCGCCGCCGCTCCCGACGTACCCCTTGACCAGGCTCGGCTCGATGTAGGTGCCGTCGTTGGCGATGGCGCCGATCGCGGCGGCCATCTGCACCGCGTTCACCGAGATGCCCTGCCCGAAGGCGATGGTGTCCCGGCTGATCGGCAGCCAGGTGCTCGGCGGCGGCACGAGGCCCGCGGTCTCGCCGGCCAGTCCGAGGTGCAGGCGTCGCCCCAACCCGAAGTCGGTCAGGTAGGCGTACAGCTCCTCCGGCTCGAGCCGCTCGGCGGCCATCGCGGTGCCGATGTTGGACGACTGGGCGATCACACCGGCCA from Actinomycetota bacterium includes these protein-coding regions:
- a CDS encoding penicillin-binding transpeptidase domain-containing protein, which produces GSVEKVLTVAALVDAGEVTPRTRMTVPPVLVRGPDTIKDWFVHDRIRLTLAGVIAQSSNIGTAMAAERLEPEELYAYLTDFGLGRRLHLGLAGETAGLVPPPSTWLPISRDTIAFGQGISVNAVQMAAAIGAIANDGTYIEPSLVKGYVGSGGAVTPVRAPQTRQVISADAANSVTDMMEMVTSEGGTAPLARVDGYRVAGKTGTAQRVDPEGGGYAAGGYTVSFGGFAPADKPRILTYVVLQKPASNVGGGTGAGPVFRDVTSYALAKYGVPPTGTTPPDLPLDW